Genomic window (Gelria sp. Kuro-4):
GTGAAGGATGTGGTGAATCAGGCGAAAAGATACGCGCTGCTGGATTCCACGGTGCTTATCTTCGGTGAGACCGGCACGGGCAAAGAACTTTTTGCCCAGAGCATTCACAACGCCAGCAGGAGGAAAAACGGCCCTTTTGTAGCCATAAACTGCGCCGCCCTACCCGAAAACCTGCTGGAAAGCGAGCTTTTCGGCTACGCGGAAGGCGCTTTTACCGGTGCCCGGAAGGGTGGAAAAGCCGGATTGTTCGAGCTGGCCCACCGGGGGACCATTTTTCTTGACGAGATCGGCGAAATGCCCCCGGGCCTGCAGTCGAAGCTGCTGCGGGTAATTCAGGAAAGAAGGGTTATGAGGATAGGGGATGATAGGTTGATCCCTGTAGACGTGAGGGTGATATGTGCCACAAACAAAGATCTGGCTGAAATGATAAAACAGGACAAATTCAGGGCGGATCTGTTCTACCGCATAAACGTCTTGCAGATTAATATACCGCCTCTCAGGGCGAGAAAAGATGACCTGGATGTGCTGGTGCCCCACTTCATAAGAAAACATTCGCTCGGCTGCGGAAAGCGTATAAAGGGTATAACTTCAGGGGCGATGGACCTTTTGAGAACCCTCAGCTTTCCGGGAAACGTGAGGGAGCTGGAGAGCATTATAGAAAGGGCGTGCGCCCTCTGCCGAGGAACTTTGATAGACACTGGGGACATACGGTTTTACTACCGGGAGGAGACTGATACAACGCCGGAAAAAGAAATTATTAAAATAAAGCCGCTGGAGGAGATGGAAAAGGAATATATTGTCAAGGCTATAAAGCTGACTGGAGGCAATTTATCGGAGGCCGCCCGGAAGCTGGGCGTGAACAGGACGACTCTCTGGAGGAAGCTGAGGAAGAGAGCTCAAGGATAGTCGCTGAAACCGCTGTTGCAAAAGGCAGCAGCGGTTTTATTCTGCAACACCATCTGTTGCAGACTTCTATCGCCCCATGATCAACTGAGCTCGAATAGACGTGCTGGCCAATAACCAGTGTTATGGCACAACCCTTGCATAACTGTTTTGCGGAGGTGATTTCCATGAAAAAACTGGCGGTGGTGGTGCACCCTGAAGATAATGTGGCCACTGCGGTACAGAATCTAAGCAAGGGGCAAGAGGTGCATGTGGATGTAGAAGGCAAAGAGGTATCGGTGAAACTGATGGATGACATTCCTTTCGGCCACAAGTTTGCGCTCCGGGACATCGGGGCGGAAATGGAGGTTGTAAAATACGGCGAGGTGATCGGCAGGGCCACCCGGCCCATTGAAACGGGACGGCACGTTCACGTTCAGAACATAGAAAGCCTGCGGGGCAGGGGTGATTGGGAGGATGAGAAAAAATGAAAATAATGGGCTATGTCAGACCGGACGGTAGGGTAGGCATTCGAAATCACACGGTTGTAATACCTTCTTCGGTTTGTGCC
Coding sequences:
- a CDS encoding UxaA family hydrolase, with the protein product MKKLAVVVHPEDNVATAVQNLSKGQEVHVDVEGKEVSVKLMDDIPFGHKFALRDIGAEMEVVKYGEVIGRATRPIETGRHVHVQNIESLRGRGDWEDEKK